Genomic DNA from Alicyclobacillus fastidiosus:
CGCTGCACATCCTGCGCGAAATCCACGAGACCGGCAAACTGCCAGTCGTGAACTTCGCAGCCGGCGGCGTGGCGACACCAGCCGACGCAGCCTTGATGATGGAACTCGGTTCGGACGGCGTCTTCGTCGGATCCGGTATCTTCAAGTCCGAGAACCCAGAGAAATTCGCTCGCGCAATTGTGCAGGCGACCACGCACTACCAGGATTACGCATTGCTCGGCGAATTGTCGAAGGATCTCGGCACGGCGATGGCAGGTATTGATCTCAACACCCTCCGCCCCGAAGAAAGAATGGCTTCGCGCGGCTGGTAAACGATGTTCTCGCATCAAGACAGCGGCCGTCGCAGGCCGCGTGTCCAAGGGCGGGCAATCAAGCGGCATCTAGAGCATAGAAAAAGGGGTCTGTTCGGATGAAAGTTGGCGTAATCGCGGTCCAGGGTGCATTTCGCGAACACATCAGAGTGCTTCGCGAGCTTGGCGCGGACGCCGTCGAGGTCCGCCGCGCAAACGAATTAGACGGTGCTGAAGCAGTGGTCATCCCAGGTGGGGAGAGCACCGCTATCGGCAAGTTGATGCGCCAATACGATTTGATAAATCCAATCAAGCAGCTCGCACACGAGGGCCGTCCGGTGTTTGGCACGTGTGCGGGGATGATCGTGCTCGCGAACCGCATTGTCGGGGAAGAGAGCACGCACCTCGGCCTGATGAATGTCGAGGTCAACCGAAATTCCTTTGGACGCCAAAAGGATAGCTTTGAGGCGGATTTGGACGTGCCCGTGCTCGGGGCGGATCCATATCCTGCTGTCTTCATTCGCGCGCCGCACATTCAATCAGTCGGCGCCGACGTAGAAGTGCTTGCGACCTACGAAGACCGGATTGTCGCCGTGCGTCAGGACAATCTGCTTGCGACGTCATTCCACCCTGAGTTGACGGGGGACTTGCGTCTGCACGCGTACTTTTTGGGTCTCGCAGCGCGATCGTAACCACACCGCCCTTTGCACAGAGACAGGCTGCGCGTCTGCGCATGAGCCTAGTCGCCTGTGCAGGGGCGGTTTGTTGTTATAGAGGCAAAGCCGATGTGCTATGCTGTGAACAACCTACACGCCATCCATCGCCACTTATGAAGTGAAGTGGGGCGGACAGGCAGTATCCGAACGAATGAGCGAGGTGTACATATGCTAGATATTCGAGCCATCCGGCAACGACCGGACGAGTTCAAACAGAAACTGGGACGCAAAAAGGTCGATCCGGCCGTTATCGACCAACTCCTCGCAGCCGACGAAGCGTGGCGCGCGAACCTTACGGAGACAGAGCGCCTGAAGAACCTCCGCAACACCACGTCAGAAGCCATCGCGCGCAAGAAGAAGAACGGCGATGACGCGACGGACGACATCGCGCAGATGAAAGAGGTCGGCAGTCGCATCAAGGAGATCGACGACATCATTCGCCAACAGGACGAGACCATCCGCGACATCCTGTTGAGCCTGCCGAACGTGCCACACGACTCCGTGCCAGAGGGCCAGTCTGAAGACGACAACCCAGTCATCCGCACCTGGGGCGAGTTGCCGGAGTTCGACTTCGAGCCAAAGCCGCACTGGGAGATCGCTGAAAGCCTCGGTATCCTGGACACCGAGCGTGCCGTGAAGATCACCGGATCGCGATTCGTCCTCTACAAAGGCCTCGGCGCGCGCCTCGAACGAGCCCTCGCGGCATTCATGCTCGACGTTCACGCGGACAAACACGGCTACACGGAGATGTTCCCAGCGTTTATCGCGAACGAGGAGAGCCTGATTGGCACCGGCAACCTGCCCAAGTTCGGCGACGAGATGTTCAAGCTCGAAGGACTGCCGTACTACCTCATTCCGACGGCCGAGGTGCCACTCACGAACTACTACCGCGACGAGATCCTCGCCGCAGAGCAGTTGCCGACCAAGTTCGCGGGCTACAGCTCCTGTTTCCGATCCGAAGCAGGATCCGCCGGCAAGGACACCCGCGGCCTCATCCGTCTGCACCAGTTCCAAAAGGTCGAGCTCGTCCTCCTGTGCCACCCGGACAAGTCGTACGACATGCTCGAACAACTCACCAAGGACTGTGCAGACATCCTTGAGGCACTCGATTTGCCGTACCGCCAAATCGAAATCTGCACAGGCGATCTCGGCTCTAAAGACGCCAAAAAGTACGATCTGGAAGTCTGGATCCCAGCCTCCAACACGTACCGCGAGATCAGCTCCTGCACCAACTTCGAGGAGTTCCAGGCCCGCCGCGCGAACCTGCGCTTCCGCCCGGACGACACATCAAAGCCCGAGTTCGTGCATACGCTCAATGGGTCAGGATTGGCCGTCGGCCGCACCGTCGCCGCCATCCTCGAGAACAACCAACAGGCGGATGGATCCGTCCGCATTCCAA
This window encodes:
- the pdxT gene encoding pyridoxal 5'-phosphate synthase glutaminase subunit PdxT: MKVGVIAVQGAFREHIRVLRELGADAVEVRRANELDGAEAVVIPGGESTAIGKLMRQYDLINPIKQLAHEGRPVFGTCAGMIVLANRIVGEESTHLGLMNVEVNRNSFGRQKDSFEADLDVPVLGADPYPAVFIRAPHIQSVGADVEVLATYEDRIVAVRQDNLLATSFHPELTGDLRLHAYFLGLAARS
- the serS gene encoding serine--tRNA ligase → MLDIRAIRQRPDEFKQKLGRKKVDPAVIDQLLAADEAWRANLTETERLKNLRNTTSEAIARKKKNGDDATDDIAQMKEVGSRIKEIDDIIRQQDETIRDILLSLPNVPHDSVPEGQSEDDNPVIRTWGELPEFDFEPKPHWEIAESLGILDTERAVKITGSRFVLYKGLGARLERALAAFMLDVHADKHGYTEMFPAFIANEESLIGTGNLPKFGDEMFKLEGLPYYLIPTAEVPLTNYYRDEILAAEQLPTKFAGYSSCFRSEAGSAGKDTRGLIRLHQFQKVELVLLCHPDKSYDMLEQLTKDCADILEALDLPYRQIEICTGDLGSKDAKKYDLEVWIPASNTYREISSCTNFEEFQARRANLRFRPDDTSKPEFVHTLNGSGLAVGRTVAAILENNQQADGSVRIPKALVPYMGGIEVITAAAPVKA